One window from the genome of Nitrosospira multiformis encodes:
- the aceE gene encoding pyruvate dehydrogenase (acetyl-transferring), homodimeric type — MEPIPDIDPTETKEWLDALESVLTHEGTERAHYLLERLVEKARRSGAYLPYSATTAYINTIPPGKEDRSPGNHALEHRIRSYVRWNSLAMVLRANKHSNVGGHIASFASAATLYDVGYNHFWHARSKDHGGDLIFAQGHSSPGLYAYAFLLGELSEEQLDNFRQEVDGKGISSYPHPWLMPDFWQFPTVSMGLGPLMAIYQARFMKYLDSRGLVQTKGRKVWAFLGDGEMDEPESLGAISLASRENLDNLIFVVNCNLQRLDGPVRGNGKIIQELEAAFRGSGWNVIKVIWGSYWDSLLAKDTKGLLQQRMMECVDGEYQNFKSRDGAYVREHFFGKYPELLEMVANMSDDDIWRLNRGGHDPHKVYAAYTAAARHTGQPTVILAKTIKGYGMGEAGEAQNITHQQKKMGTTSLKAFRNRFGLPIADDKIDDVPYLKFDKDSPEFVYMQQRRQALGGFIHRRQRKAEALLIPPLSAFDTLLKASGEGRESSTTMAFVRILNILVKDKNIGKHVVPIVADESRTFGMEGMFRQLGIWSSTGQLYTPQDADQLMYYKEDKSGQILQEGINEAGAMSSWMAVATAYSTHGVQMIPFYIFYSMFGFQRIGDLAWAAGDMRCRGFLLGGTAGRTTLNGEGLQHEDGHSHLSASTIPNCVSYDPTFAYELAVIIQDGLRRMYDTQEDVYYYITVMNENYPHPEMPVNAEQGILKGMYLFRTGNRTEGEYSGLRVQLLGSGTILREVIAAAEILEKEYGIAADIWSVTSFNELRREALDVTRWNMLHPAEPVKLSYVGSCFKDHEGPVVAATDYMKIFADQIREFVPGCYKVLGTDGFGRSDTREKLRRFFEVDRYYVTVAALKALAEEGKIPAKEVARAIGKFGIDPDKPNPVTV; from the coding sequence ATGGAACCCATACCAGACATAGATCCAACTGAAACAAAGGAATGGCTCGACGCGCTGGAATCCGTACTCACACACGAGGGGACGGAACGGGCGCATTATCTGCTGGAAAGACTGGTGGAGAAGGCCCGCCGTTCCGGCGCATATCTTCCTTATAGCGCCACCACCGCCTATATCAACACGATTCCCCCCGGCAAGGAGGACCGCTCGCCCGGTAATCATGCGCTGGAGCACCGTATCCGTTCCTATGTGCGCTGGAACTCCCTGGCGATGGTGCTGCGCGCCAACAAACATTCCAATGTTGGCGGCCATATTGCCAGCTTTGCATCTGCCGCGACACTCTACGACGTAGGCTACAATCACTTCTGGCATGCACGCTCCAAGGATCATGGTGGTGACCTGATATTCGCCCAGGGGCATTCCTCCCCCGGTCTTTATGCCTATGCTTTTCTGCTGGGGGAATTGTCGGAGGAACAACTCGATAATTTCCGCCAGGAGGTTGACGGGAAGGGCATATCCTCTTATCCGCATCCATGGCTGATGCCTGATTTCTGGCAGTTCCCGACGGTTTCAATGGGGCTGGGGCCATTAATGGCAATCTATCAGGCGCGTTTCATGAAATATCTGGACAGCCGGGGGCTGGTCCAGACCAAGGGACGCAAGGTCTGGGCTTTTCTGGGCGACGGTGAAATGGATGAACCGGAATCCCTGGGCGCGATTTCGCTGGCTTCGCGGGAAAATCTGGACAATCTGATTTTTGTCGTCAACTGCAATCTTCAGCGCCTTGATGGCCCGGTGCGTGGCAATGGCAAGATTATCCAGGAGCTGGAAGCTGCTTTTCGCGGTTCCGGCTGGAACGTCATCAAGGTAATCTGGGGTTCCTACTGGGATTCCTTGTTGGCCAAGGATACCAAAGGCCTGTTGCAGCAACGCATGATGGAATGCGTGGATGGTGAATACCAGAATTTCAAGTCCCGAGACGGTGCTTACGTGCGCGAACACTTCTTCGGCAAATATCCGGAATTGCTGGAAATGGTCGCTAACATGTCGGACGATGATATCTGGCGTTTGAACCGCGGGGGTCACGATCCGCATAAGGTCTACGCTGCTTACACCGCCGCCGCCAGGCACACTGGACAGCCGACTGTGATACTTGCCAAAACCATCAAGGGTTATGGTATGGGTGAGGCGGGCGAAGCGCAGAACATCACCCATCAGCAGAAAAAAATGGGCACGACGTCGCTGAAAGCATTTCGTAACCGTTTCGGGTTGCCCATTGCGGATGACAAGATAGACGACGTACCGTATCTGAAATTTGACAAAGACTCCCCCGAGTTCGTCTATATGCAGCAGCGGCGGCAGGCGCTGGGTGGATTCATCCATCGCCGCCAGCGCAAAGCCGAGGCGCTGCTGATACCGCCGTTATCCGCGTTCGATACATTGCTCAAGGCAAGCGGCGAGGGAAGGGAATCCTCCACGACCATGGCGTTTGTGCGTATCCTCAATATTCTCGTGAAAGACAAGAATATAGGCAAACATGTGGTACCGATCGTTGCGGATGAGTCGCGTACTTTTGGCATGGAAGGCATGTTCCGGCAGCTGGGCATCTGGTCGTCAACAGGACAGCTCTACACGCCGCAAGATGCCGATCAGTTGATGTATTACAAAGAAGACAAGAGCGGTCAGATTCTGCAGGAAGGCATCAATGAAGCAGGTGCCATGTCATCATGGATGGCCGTCGCTACGGCCTACAGCACTCACGGTGTGCAGATGATCCCGTTCTACATTTTCTACTCCATGTTCGGCTTTCAGCGCATCGGTGACCTGGCCTGGGCAGCGGGAGATATGCGCTGCCGTGGATTTTTATTGGGAGGCACGGCCGGACGCACAACACTGAATGGAGAGGGATTGCAGCATGAAGACGGTCATAGCCATCTGTCCGCATCGACCATTCCCAATTGTGTATCCTACGATCCCACATTTGCGTATGAGCTCGCGGTTATTATCCAGGATGGGTTGCGCCGCATGTATGACACGCAGGAAGACGTTTATTACTACATTACCGTGATGAACGAAAATTACCCGCATCCGGAAATGCCGGTGAATGCGGAACAAGGTATATTGAAAGGCATGTACCTGTTCCGGACAGGGAATCGGACAGAGGGGGAGTATTCCGGGTTGCGGGTGCAATTGCTCGGTTCCGGCACCATTTTGCGCGAAGTTATCGCGGCGGCAGAAATACTGGAGAAGGAGTATGGCATTGCCGCCGACATTTGGAGTGTTACCAGCTTTAACGAATTGAGGCGTGAAGCGCTGGATGTAACGCGCTGGAACATGCTGCATCCCGCCGAGCCGGTAAAGTTATCTTATGTGGGATCATGTTTCAAAGATCATGAAGGACCTGTGGTGGCGGCCACGGACTATATGAAAATATTCGCCGATCAGATACGTGAATTTGTGCCGGGGTGCTATAAAGTGTTGGGTACGGACGGTTTTGGCCGTTCCGATACACGTGAGAAACTGCGCCGATTCTTCGAAGTGGATCGCTATTACGTCACCGTGGCTGCGCTCAAGGCATTGGCCGAGGAAGGTAAAATACCGGCGAAAGAGGTGGCGCGAGCGATAGGCAAGTTCGGCATTGATCCGGACAAGCCAAACCCGGTGACTGTATGA
- the folD gene encoding bifunctional methylenetetrahydrofolate dehydrogenase/methenyltetrahydrofolate cyclohydrolase FolD, which translates to MSATIMDGNALAREVRAEWKIRAERLTENGVQPGLAVVIVGDNPASSIYVRNKAKACSETGIYSEIHAFPERASQDEVIQRIQELNRSPKIHGILVQLPLPRHFESSKIIASIAVEKDADGFHLYNVGALVTGNTVFPPCTPYGVMKMLEKCGIPVEGKHAVVVGRSNIVGKPMALMLLQHGATVTICTSKTLDLTEHTKRADILVVAVGKPRMITAGMVKSGATIIDVGINRMPDGKLAGDVDFETVKEKVGHITPVPGGVGPMTITMLLCNTIAAAERAQTIQARV; encoded by the coding sequence ATGAGTGCCACAATCATGGATGGCAATGCGTTAGCCAGAGAAGTGCGGGCCGAATGGAAGATTCGGGCCGAGCGCTTAACGGAAAATGGCGTGCAGCCGGGGTTGGCTGTGGTCATTGTGGGCGACAATCCGGCTTCGAGCATCTATGTGCGAAACAAGGCCAAGGCTTGCAGCGAGACTGGAATCTATTCGGAAATACATGCATTCCCGGAAAGGGCGAGCCAGGACGAGGTGATACAGCGCATTCAGGAACTGAACAGGAGCCCGAAGATCCACGGTATTCTGGTGCAACTGCCGCTACCTCGGCATTTCGAGAGCAGCAAGATCATTGCATCCATCGCGGTGGAAAAAGATGCGGATGGATTCCATCTTTACAATGTCGGCGCATTGGTTACCGGCAATACGGTTTTTCCGCCTTGTACTCCCTATGGTGTAATGAAAATGCTGGAAAAATGTGGCATTCCGGTTGAGGGCAAGCATGCGGTGGTGGTTGGCCGCAGCAACATCGTCGGTAAGCCGATGGCGCTTATGCTGTTGCAACACGGGGCAACCGTCACCATCTGCACGTCAAAGACACTTGATCTGACCGAGCACACGAAACGGGCCGACATTCTGGTGGTGGCCGTTGGAAAGCCGCGCATGATCACCGCCGGCATGGTGAAGTCAGGTGCAACGATAATAGATGTCGGCATCAATCGCATGCCTGACGGTAAGCTTGCGGGTGATGTGGATTTTGAAACGGTCAAGGAGAAAGTGGGTCACATCACGCCTGTGCCGGGCGGAGTGGGGCCAATGACCATCACCATGTTGCTGTGTAATACCATAGCGGCTGCGGAACGCGCCCAAACCATTCAGGCAAGGGTTTAG